The Colletotrichum higginsianum IMI 349063 chromosome 2, whole genome shotgun sequence genome has a segment encoding these proteins:
- a CDS encoding Beta-glucosidase, which produces MAASTPLDFDESIKGALPADFIWGFATAAAQVEGAWDKDGRGESIWDRFAHTPGKVKDGSTGDDAVRSYDLYKTDVALMKRYGVTGYRFSLSWSRIIPLGGADDPVNEAGLAYYDRLIDELLANGITPYVTLFHWDTPQALEDRYGGMLDKDRYTPDFVRYARVCFERFGDRVKDWITYNEPGVYTLAGYAAGVHAPARSSFRELNAEGDSSTEPFVVAHTELVSHAHAAALYKREFQPAQKGRVMITLHGNWSEPWDEADPRDVEAAERAREFEIAWFADPLYKTGDYPASMRAQLGDRLPRFTAEESRLVLGSSEAYGMNSYSAFYVRHRDGPPDINDHKGNIEQSDENRQGVPRGPASDTYWLRTTPWGWAKLLRWIWNRYGVPIYITENGTTAQGEHGWRPRGPDDVLEDPFRVDFFKSYLTEVAKASQEGVVIKSYFGWTFTDNWEWAAGYSDRFGATWIDFESPEKTRYPKRSALFLGDFFKHLIRE; this is translated from the coding sequence ATGGCAGCATCCACCCCCCTCGACTTCGACGAGTCCATCAAGGGCGCCTTGCCCGCCGACTTCATCTGGGGCttcgccacggccgccgcccaggtcgaGGGCGCCTGGGACAAGGACGGGCGCGGCGAGTCCATCTGGGACCGGTTCGCGCACACGCCgggcaaggtcaaggacgGCAGCACGGGGGACGACGCCGTGCGGTCCTACGACCTCTACAAGACGGACGTCGCCCTCATGAAGCGCTACGGCGTCACGGGCTACCGCTTCTCGCTGTCGTGGTCGCGCATCATcccgctcggcggcgccgacgacccggtcaacgaggccggcctcgcctACTACGACCgcctcatcgacgagctgctcgccAACGGCATCACGCCCTACGTCACCCTCTTCCACTGGGACACGCcccaggccctcgaggaccGCTACGGCGGCATGCTCGACAAGGACCGCTACACCCCGGACTTTGTCCGCTACGCCCGCGTCTGCTTCGAGCGCTTCGGCGACCGCGTCAAGGACTGGATCACGTACAACGAGCCGGGCGTCTACACCCTCGCCGGCTACGCCGCGGGCGTCCACGCGCCCGCCCGCTCGAGCTTCCGCGAGCTcaacgccgagggcgactCGTCGACGGAgcccttcgtcgtcgcccacaCGGAGCTCGTCTCGCACgcgcacgccgccgccctgtACAAGCGCGAGTTCCAGCCGGCCCAAAAAGGCCGCGTCATGATCACGCTGCACGGCAACTGGTCCGAGCCGtgggacgaggccgacccgcgcgacgtcgaggccgccgagcgcgcgcgcgagtTCGAGATCGCCTGGTTCGCCGACCCGCTGTACAAGACGGGCGACTACCCGGCCTCGATGCgcgcccagctcggcgaccGGCTGCCGCGCttcacggccgaggagagcCGGCTCGTGCTGGGCAGCTCCGAGGCCTACGGCATGAACTCGTACTCGGCCTTTTACGTGCGCCACCGCGACGGGCCGCCGGACATCAACGACCACAAGGGCAACATCGAGCAGTCGGACGAGAACAGGCAGGGCGTGCCGCGCGGCCCGGCGAGCGACACGTACTGGCTGCGCACGACGCCGTGGGGGTGGGCGAAGCTGCTGCGCTGGATCTGGAACCGGTACGGCGTGCCCATCTACATCACGGAGAACGGCACGACGGCGCAGGGCGAGCACGGGTGGAGGCCCCGGGGCCCCGACGACGTGCTCGAGGACCCCTTCCGCGTCGACTTCTTCAAGAGCTACCTCACCGAGGTGGCCAAGGCCTCGCAGGAGGGCGTCGTCATCAAGTCGTACTTTGGCTGGACCTTCACCGACAACTGGGAGTGGGCGGCCGGCTACTCGGACCGCTTCGGCGCCACGTGGATCGACTTTGAGAGCCCGGAGAAGACGCGGTACCCCAAGCGGTCGGCGCTCTTTCTGGGGGACTTTTTCAAGCACTTGATCCGCGAGTAG
- a CDS encoding Ankyrin and HET domain-containing protein — protein MADQHQNQSPTTAFHLQYRALNPDDKEIRLIEVDPLDVQDFSRDPDHQPVVRCRLEHVSLNDGACFYTALSYCWGDPHMTKPIVIDGQAVQVTTNLESALRHLAVERWSDADLGRSLWVDAICIDQRNEAERAQQVALMKDIFRNAHQTFLWLGPATADSGLAMDSLRRMSRSTASIGQHFNTWSRFPFADVSSGSDPLLVSIRGILDATLAELCLDDFARLKALSALFDRPWFRRVWVIQERVLSLHSVVCCGREWIEWEWFRQGFWLLCGVRDNLNIVGSGSGRPDSAALAAFLTTAMNRVIPVSFTRPNSSLLVLFSLLSGMAAKAQLQASDRRDYVFAILSLIDLSRSPLIVADYTKDWAAVRIEVAKACLIYYGPGFLSFAGLGQSVLTEGLSSLGGQNVPSWAPDWSSANLPQPLSIPSMFVVRGQNRQQAYSTLPGLARNLPLAFSADSRLSLDAFHLDDVARLGNLFPEADDFADDTARVTALYLWLQDLEATLLPRANQVYRDAEAVKGALWRTPVADRAFAYNWETERASDETFSAYRALRAGDVGEGVKYANIASVKLLRRRPFLCSAGFLGLGPVGMSVGDSVWAVPGADVPMVFRPGGDGRFSVVGEAYVHGIMDGELLHLLPMMELQKIGLN, from the coding sequence ATGGCTGATCAGCACCAGAATCAGAGCCCAACCACCGCCTTTCACCTGCAGTACCGGGCGCTGAACCCCGACGACAAAGAGATCCGTCTCATCGAGGTCGATCCTCTCGACGTGCAAGACTTCAGTCGAGACCCGGATCACCAGCCCGTGGTGCGCTGCCGTCTGGAGCATGTCAGTCTCAACGACGGGGCCTGCTTTTACACGGCACTCTCGTACTGCTGGGGGGACCCTCACATGACGAagcccatcgtcatcgacggccaGGCGGTCCAGGTCACCACGAACCTCGAGTCGGCCTTGAGGCATCTCGCCGTTGAGCGATGGAGCGACGCCGACCTGGGACGGTCCCTCTGGGTCGACGCCATCTGCATCGACCAGCGGAACGAGGCCGAGCGGGCGCAGCAGGTCGCCCTGATGAAGGACATCTTCCGCAACGCGCACCAGACGTTCCTGTGGCTCGGCCCGGCGACCGCGGACAGCGGCCTCGCCATGGACTCGCTGCGCAGGATGAGCcggtcgacggcctccaTCGGCCAGCACTTCAACACGTGGTCCCGGTTCCCGTTCGCCGACGTCTCGTCCGGATCCGACCCGCTGCTGGTCTCTATCCGCGGCATCCTCGACGCCACCCTGGCCGAGCTGTGCCTCGACGACTTCGCCAGGCTCAAGGCCCTCAGCGCCCTTTTCGACCGGCCGTGGTTCCGCCGCGTCTGGGTCATCCAGGAGCGGGTGCTGTCCCTCCACTCGGTCGTCTGCTGCGGCCGGGAATGGATCGAGTGGGAATGGTTCCGCCAGGGGTTCTGGCTGCTCTGCGGCGTGAGGGATAACCTCAACatcgtcggcagcggcagcggcaggccCGACAgcgcggcgctggcggccttCCTCACGACGGCCATGAACAGGGTCATCCCCGTGTCCTTCACCCGGCCCAACTCGTCCCTGCTCGTGCTCTTCTCGCTGCTGTCCGGCATGGCGGCCAAGGCCCAGCTGCAGGCCTCTGACCGCCGCGACTACGTGTTTGCCATCCTGAGCCTGATCGACCTGAGCCGGAGCCCGCTGATCGTGGCGGATTACACCAAGGACTGGGCGGCGGTCCGGATCGAAGTTGCCAAGGCGTGCCTGATCTACTACGGTCCAGGTTTCCTATCCTTTGCTGGTCTAGGTCAAAGTGTACTCACAGAAGGTTTATCTTCTCTCGGGGGGCAGAACGTGCCGTCTTGGGCGCCGGACTGGTCATCGGCGAATCTTCCTCAGCCCCTGAGCATTCCCTCCATGTTCGTTGTCCGTGGCCAAAACAGACAACAAGCCTACTCAACGCTGCCTGGACTCGCCCGGAATCTCCCACTAGCGTTTTCCGCCGACAGCCGACTGTCGCTGGACGCGTTCCacctggacgacgtcgcgAGACTCGGGAACCTGTTCCCCGAGGCGGACGACTTCGCAGACGACACGGCGCGCGTCACCGCTCTCTATCTCTGGCTCCAGGACCTCGAGGCCACGCTGCTGCCGCGCGCCAACCAGGTCTATCGGGATGCGGAGGCGGTGAAGGGCGCCCTTTGGAGGACCCCCGTCGCGGACCGCGCGTTTGCGTACAACtgggagacggagagggcgtCTGACGAGACGTTCTCGGCGTACCGGGCGCTGAGGGCGGgtgacgtcggcgagggcgtcaagTATGCCAACATTGCCAGCGTCAAGCTCCTTCGCAGACGTCCATTCTTGTGTTCCGCTGGGTTTCTTGGGCTAGGACCCGTCGGGATGTCTGTTGGTGACTCTGTATGGGCTGTTCCCGGCGCGGATGTGCCGATGGTGTTTCGTCCCGGTGGCGATGGTAGGTTCTCGGTCGTGGGTGAAGCATATGTCCACGGCATCATGGATGGTGAGCTGCTGCATCTGTTGCCGATGATGGAACTCCAAAAGATCGGCCTGAATTAA
- a CDS encoding C2 domain-containing protein, translating to MAGLVERLKASGGTESAGFLNDIIEQLWPNINVAGCKMVKDIVEPMFATMLPGPLSSLKFVKLDLGHVPMRVSEVDVHKVDNGGIKLDMDVTWEGKSDIELDGKMVPKLGIEHVHLKGRLSILLAPLIDAIPLIGAAQVAFINPPELKLDFTNAANIADWALVDKAVRKVIISIISSMAVLPNRYLVKLDSNNDYFRTYLPHLGALRLTVERAVGISGPKKSGAKRLLAKIVKDVPDCYCKVVVGAEDEWRTSTKKNDTDPEWNETHDFLVADHDQRITIDVQDDDLGGDDDIGVASTTVREILLGGGSQQLDLTHKGEPTDAKVVVHARFFNFVEDAGAITATRSENQDQIVGLATVLVASALGLQGQRDELNPSIKVSWGAKEFRTAAKSYSPGTDIFNPSFDQAFRIPVTADLLANPAGFRIALLNKADETGAVEIPFEDVLAAPGLVKEESFDVGSGATVRASISLRGLQPAH from the exons ATGGCCGGACTCGTCGAAAGGCTGAAGGCCTCTGGAGGCACCGAGTCCGCGG GATTCCTCAACGACATTATCGAGCAGCTGTGGCCCAACATCAACGTCGCCGGGTGCAAGATGGTCAAGGACATCGTCGAGCCCATGTTCGCCACGATGCTCCCGGGCCCGCTGTCGTCCCTCAAGTTCGTCAAGCTCGATCTCGGCCACGTCCCCATGCGTGTCTCGGAGGTGGACGTCCACAAGgtcgacaacggcggcatcaAGCTCGACATGGACGTGACGTGGGAGGGCAAGAGCGACATTGAGCTCGATGGAAAGATGGTCCCCAAGCTG GGAATCGAACATGTTCATCTGAAGGGCAGGCTCTCGATCCTTCTCGCCCCCTTGATCGACGCCATTCCCCTG ATCGGCGCGGCACAGGTTGCCTTCATCAACCCTCCCGAGCTGAAGCTCGACTTCACCAACGCGGCCAACATCGCCGACTGGGCCCTCGTGGACAAGGCCGTTCGCAAGgtcatcatcagcatcatctcgtCCATGGCCGTCCTGCCCAACCGCTACCTCGTCAAGCTCGACAGCAACAACGACTACTTCAGGACCTACCTGCCGCACCTGGGCGCCCTGCGGCTCACCGTCGAGAGGGCCGTCGGCATCAGCGGGCCCAAGAAGAGCGGCGCCAAGCGGCTGCTGGCCAAGATCGTCAAGGACGTGCCCGACTGCTACTGCAAGgtggtcgtcggcgccgaggacgagtgGCGCACGTCGACCAAGAAGAACGACACGGACCCCGAGTGGAACGAGACGCACGACTTCCTCGTCGCGGACCACGACCAGCGCATCACCATCGAcgtccaggacgacgacctcggcggcgacgacgacatcggcgTCGCGTCCACCACCGTCCGCGAGatcctgctcggcggcggctcgcAGCAGCTCGACCTCACGCACAAGGGCGAGCCCACCGACGCCaaggtcgtcgtccacgCGCGCTTCTTCAActtcgtcgaggacgccggcgccatcacGGCAACGCGCAGCGAGAACCAGGACCAgatcgtcggcctcgccacgGTGCTCGTCGCcagcgccctcggcctccaggGCCAGCGCGACGAGCTGAACCCCAGCATCAAGGTCAGCTGGGGCGCCAAGGAGTTCCGCACGGCGGCCAAGTCGTACAGCCCGGGCACCGACATCTTCAACCCGTCCTTCGACCAGGCCTTCCGCATCCCCGTGACGGCCGACCTGCTCGCCAACCCGGCCGGCTTCAGGATCGCGCTGCTGAACAAGGCCGACGAGACGGGTGCCGTCGAGATCCCCTTCGAGGACGTcctggcggcgccgggcctcgtcaaggaggagaGCTTCGACGTGGGCTCCGGGGCGACGGTCAGGGCGAGCATCTCCCTCCGCGGGCTGCAGCCGGCTCACTGA